TCAATGGCTTAGTTTTCAATGTGTATCtgtgtaccgtattactacaatgttttgcaagcatcaagcATAAACGAATTTTGTGAGTGTTGGTATATGATAAAATCGCAAATGCCTTTACTGGTGCTAGTATGACATACGATCCCTGCCAGAACACCTTCCTACATGTTCATACTCTCTCATTCATTTTGTATGCCcctccatacatgcatgcagggatgTGACGTTGCTGAGGCTGGTGGGTGGTGGGACAGTGGAAGAGGACATCCTCCAGTTCTAGTGTGCACAGAGCAAGCTGCGACTGGAGCACGATCTCACAGCCTCCACTGACCACGGTGAGGGACGAGGGGGGCGTGGTCACAATATTGACACTGTGTAATACTGTATGGGAAGTCGCATCTGGTGGATGTATTATCTCAACTTTGATGAcataatttgaaaggtctctttttctaagctttcataaaatcacAAAATCGTTAAAATTTGATCCACGGAATTTAAAAGTGCAGCGCTACTGACTTTTACCACGTGTTCTCAATATTATGATAAAGACTACattgtgtggggagtgggtgGTCTCGGAGATACTGCTTTCCAACACTTCAAGAGAGCATCAagtgagctacatgtacttgtactgaTAAGTATATTGTCATGATACACTAtaccctctctctctctatgcAGCGTCTGACCCTCCCATCCATTTTGGCACGACTCCAGTTAACATGTGTCCCCGTGAGGTCCAGTGCCAACAGTGCAGTGAACCATTTGAAGCAGCTGTGATTGAGGCTCTTGAAGACACTATCTTCTCTGTTAGCATAGGACCCTCTGGTGCTGACAGAGGCTATGAGGCCATTACTGGTGAGAGCTAGTGCATGAGATACAGTTAGTAGAGTCTGTGTAGTGTTACTGATTTGAGATCATTGCTTATAGCAGCATGCAGCAGGTACGTAGTTTAATAGCTGTAGACTAAGTGGAGCTAAATGCAGCACGTACATAGttagagtacatgtatatgagtgGAGAAAGTTTTCAGTACAGAGATCATATTTACACTTCTCTCTAGCAGAAAATGTATGTGGCGGAGCTGTTAATTTTCTGTTTTGTCATTATATTCTCATACTGCCCCCTCCCACACGCACACTCGCACAGGTCAAGTGGGATGGCTTACTACATCAATAACACCTTGGTACCTGAGCTGGTGGTACAGAGAGACCAGGCCTACGTGTTCATTGAGGTACATAATTGTGTTGCAAgactttgtactgtacatgcaatttCCACCAAATTGCTTTCCCTTGTAGACAATTGGGTTCGTGAGTTTGAGGTGTGGTGTCCAGCCATGACAGTCATAGCGTACTGGGGTGAGtgcttgtgtgtacagtactgcTCTCACTAGATGTCATCTACACAGTGTATGGTATTTGCTCTATGTGAAGGGACTGACTTGTGTACAATTCACTGCAGGTTCCCAACAGGACAGGTCTCAGATGAGATATGAGATCCTTTCCAATCGTGATAACTTTGATGTCATCCTCACAACGTATGTACTGTCACTAATTTAATATTGTACTCTGGCACTTGTTTAATCCCTGTGGTTCCAACTTTAAGACTGTTGACATTTGTGTTAACCTGACCTACATAGCTGTAGGTAGAATGTGTGCATCTGCTGTGAGCATTTCTACACAACTGCTATAGATCTCATGCACACAGTTGAATCTGTTCACTCAATGCCTCAGTTATGGTCTATCCCTGTGTCCccatgcaggtacaatgtgtgtataggtcAGGCTGAGGACAGGAAGTTCTTTAGGAAGCTCTCTCTAGACTGTCTCGTACTGGACGAGGGACACATGCTCAAGAACATGAACTCACTGCGATACACACACCTCATGAAAATACAGGTATGCTCACAAACATATAATATGATTTGTACATTTCTACCGAACGTTTTCCATAACACTTAATTAATACTCTGAGCAAAACAAAGTATGCCCGAGGCATTATATTATAACAGTCTCTAAATCTACAGTGGTGGTTAGTATCTGTTTCTAATGTTGTACTCCTTATCAGTATCTGTTTCAAGTCCCTCGATCTCTTTCACTAACTTATCTTCCAAATATCTAACAGTTAAATTTAGGACAGGCTTTCTCTGAATGTATGCCATTGCAAACTCTTTTAAATGACCCTCAATAAATTCATCGTCAATACTTAGATTTTGAAGGTTTTGATTGTGTATTAGCATTTCACACAAAGATTTAGCGACTTCATTGTTTTGGTACCATACTTGTAATCCAGCAACTTGTAAATAACCACTACAGTCTAGCGTGTTTAACATTGTGTTTTCATGTAAGCTTTCAAATAGTTTTGTCCATCCCGCAGTGGTTAATTTGGTGCTGATTGTTAGTTCCATCAATGAGCAATTTTGTGACAGAGCGTCAGCAACACAACAAACCATGTCATGATTTGTCTCCCTCCAACGACCTATTTTTAGAACAGTCAGTGTTTTGTTGTTGATGAGTAGACATTTCAAAGCTGTGCAACACTCCTCTCC
This genomic stretch from Halichondria panicea chromosome 16, odHalPani1.1, whole genome shotgun sequence harbors:
- the LOC135350575 gene encoding SWI/SNF-related matrix-associated actin-dependent regulator of chromatin subfamily A containing DEAD/H box 1-like, with protein sequence MCPREVQCQQCSEPFEAAVIEALEDTIFSVSIGPSGADRGYEAITGQVGWLTTSITPWYLSWWYRETRPTCSLRLLSLVDNWVREFEVWCPAMTVIAYWGSQQDRSQMRYEILSNRDNFDVILTTYNVCIGQAEDRKFFRKLSLDCLVLDEGHMLKNMNSLRYTHLMKIQGCDGPEAGGCTWWDSGRGHPPVLVCTEQAATGARPHSLH